A stretch of DNA from Anopheles nili chromosome 2, idAnoNiliSN_F5_01, whole genome shotgun sequence:
CCATCGTGGCTGGCTCCTGGACTCCTGCTGCATTACTGGCGAGGTGGTTCCGATGCACCTGTACCTGTGAGTCATGCAAAGTGCAAGGAACTGCAGCCCTCCCGAGAGGGGGTTTCACGTGAAGTAACTCACAGGTAAAACGACGCCATCGatgggaggtgggtgggtttttcatcatcatcgatggTGAATATCGTATACAAACGAATTAATGCCAAATTATTGTTGATTGCAAGAAGACGTACAAAACAAAGATGGATAGAACACTTTTTTTCCATTGAAACCTAACCTCATTTGCCAGCTGACAAAGTCGATGTTTGGCTTTTGGTGTTCGATTTCACCGTGCTCGTGATGGGGCTTTGGCACGACAGCGACGATCATCTCGGTCAGATTTAATCTTGACCCGGAAAACGTTGGCATCTGCTCAAGGGTTTCGATGGCTTTGCTTAGGTTGAGCTTGTTTTGCTACTATAGCCTGACAAATCGGCGAATGTGCCGCATGTGGTGGATATAATCTCGATTTATGCTTTCTGTGACACAAATTTCGCTTCATACATCCATTTGGCTTGTTTTTGGAGGTACAATTGAATTACGGACAGCGTATCCCGAACCACTTCTCGCTGGTTTGCTGTAATTCTGGCACTCGCGTCAACGTTCCCAGGTGTGCATCATAAAATCGCATTCCGATTGCATGTCACGTTCCAGATGTGGGGCTCGTACGGAATAATCATCCCCGTATCGGGTAAAAACCTCAGcccacacacgtgcgcgcaaTAAGGACAAATACGCTCTCCGTCGttcccttttctcgcttttcccgctggcCCCAGCCACAAGGAAGTTGGCCACGAAGAAAGTTGGCACCGAACGGCACGTCGACCGTCCCAGGCCCGTTGTTGTGCTGTCGCTGCAAATGCAATTCCCTTCCAAAACGAACGTCTGTTGTTCCGCTGCTTGGTGAAAACTACGCCGTGCTTCTTCGAAGGCATTGCATTGTCCTTGGAATCGCGCCTTACCTCCCACTTTGGGTTGGCGTTTCACGGTGCGCCCCGCCTGGGAGTTTTCCTTGAACTTCGCTTACATCAGTCGCTCCGGTTCTGCATCCTTTCTTACAAGCAGCACACGAGCCGATTTCTGTTCGACTTCAAGGATGAAAGCGTGAGCCTGCAAGATGCTGACGACGCACACAATCGGTGCGTTGTCCATCGCGCAAGGAGCCCAGCTCACGTCAGGAAGCACGTTGCATGGCATGTCGGCATGTCACTCGCAATctagcgaaaagaaaaaggcactCGGTTTCCGCGTGGACGTCGCTTTATTAGTATTTCGTTGTTCCTCCGGACAATTGCTCTATTTCAGGCGAACAAGGGCACATCCATTTGTTTGGACCGTGAACCGAGATGGATGGCTGGCGAACATccgcaatgaaaaaaaaaaacaagaattcGCCCGGAAAAACGTCCATAGCGGAGCGAGGTAGGCTTCCGATTGTGAGCTCCGGCCGATGATCTCTCGAGGACGACATTTATGCTGACAGTGAGCAGCAACCTGGACGTTCGTTTCGTGGATGGAAGAATTATTGCTGCCCATTTCTGTCGTCCTTTGGGAGTAAGCCTTCTTGGCTGGCGAATGGCAAAGAATGGCCACTGCGGCATAAATGGAGCACACTTGAGGCGCTTACAGGGCTGGCGCTGACAGGACCTAAATACGCCATCAGTTATTcctgggcaaaaaaaagacactcgTACAAtgcgagtgagaaagagagagagagagagagagagagagagagagagaaagagagagagacgatgTTAAATGGAATGAGACAAAGACGGGTTTGGTGAAATACCTTTTCTAGAAGCGTTCCTTATGAACGTTGAGCGGATCGATTAGTCCTCAGCTGTTGCGAGGCCACCCTATGGATTAGCCCGTGAAAAACGTCCACTAGAGTGGGGAAAAGGCCACCCACTGAccggtttgcgtttgttttggagTTAACGGCCAAAAGCGACCTTATcggcaaaagcaacaaaaaaaaacaacaaaacaaaaacgctaaTGTAAATCGAACCGAGAGGCTGCACTCGACAAAGGCAATCCTTTTTCGGATAATTTATTCCCGCATCTCGTGGCTTGCCCGGGAAAGTGGCCCTTTATGTTGGCCATTTGTCGAGCGAGCCAGGATTATCCAACACACGGGACACAACTACCGTTCGGGTAACAGTTAGTCATCGATAATCCAATTAAGGCTGTGCTTTGCTTGAGCTAGTGCGCCATGCGAGTTCTCAATTTAGCGACACGCCTGGTAAAAGTTTTTGCTTGCGGTTCGAAAAATTCCAAAAGCGAATTTATATCGGAATGTGCCCGCGGCTCGCCTCtgcatcgatttgtttttggGGGGGCTTTTCCAGCAGGTGTAGCATAAAGGAGGCAATCTTTCTCCCATCCCTGAGGCGAAAAGCACCCATGCTTTGTGGCATCATTGTGGGTTGTCGGGTATTATTTATATCCCCTTTGGATTTCGTGAGGCTCATTCTGTAGAATCTCCACTCGAAAAAGCTGGAGAAGCGCCGTGTTGCGCCTGTACGTGCCGTTTTGGTAGGGTCTCTGTTTTGGCTCCGTTTTCGACGATACTGTTTGCTTGGTTGAATATTGTATATTTTGTcgaagcaacgaaaagaatACCAACGCAGCATACGGTGCattccgtttcatttcccTCGACCTACGCACCATCCAAAGAAAGCCGGGCGTATTCGCAGAAAAATGGCATTCTCTGCGGCTtccgaagaagaaaaaaaaagatcggtTAGatgattgaatattttataagTGCGGAATGGCACCGAGACCGGGGATCGGCAGCTAGGGCTCTGCCGATACGCATCTCACCGATAGTCCTTTTGGCTCCCTGTCGCGCTGGGGTTTGAAATGtgaggggtgttttttttactttccactCGGCGGCGAATGACGCTGATGccgagcgatggaaaatatttGGTTTTACTCTTTATTGGCCCCACGCCACCGTGGGGCGGATACGGtcataaaagcaaaaattcgATCGTCTGAAATTGTAATGAATCTAGCTCCATTTTATAGTAGAAAAGTAGGCTaagaatttttatttaaaaacggtAGTTTTGTTCAAAACTTGGTCGTGGAGGTATGAAAAACCAAAGTCGAACATGTTGCTCAAAACGCTTTTGAAAATTGAAGTAACTGAAGCGTATATACTTAGATAGAGACTTTTGACCAAATATTTACAATAAATATACTCGAATTTAATGGACGAAGCAAACatgctttatttgtttgaggcatttgatggagacgcctggtggcggAAACATTTTAGTTTCCTAAAAATCAAATCATGTGACGGCATTCCTCAAATCATctaaaaagatgaaaaactgCATTCAAAACTTTTGCTTACTTTCAATAAAATACATAACATCAATACAACTCAGTTTTactcaaaataataaaagaaataaatataatacaaGGTAGACAAAACGTATGAAAATGACTAGATTTTTTCAAATTGACTAATGCCCATACAAATATTCTAAATTTAGAATGATGTTTATATattgtttaaacaaaaaacagtcTGATTCggtaaaaaaatgtcaaaattccTAAGAAAATATCGGTGACCACAGTTTGTACCAGGCGGCTCCACCGTGCCTCTGTTGAAACTGATATATGTAATAGCAACggtacatttttttgtatccaaAGTTTGCTCCATCCAGGTAGGCTATGCTGGGTTGGCCTAAGAAGGAGAAGTCGTAATATAGTGTTTATACTAGAATGGGCGTTCGCTttgattggatgaaaatttcGACTGTGGCATGAATCGGGAAAGGAAACAATATCCATCGGGAAATTTTATGGCTCGATAACCTGGCTAATCCACAATCTCTGCATCGGTGGCGCGTAGGTGGTGCTGTTTGAACTAGATTTTGCAGCATCTGCGGTTTCTTGATAAGGATATCTTTGCCTTATCACTCTGCCATATTTAACGAAACGTCTTTCACTGATAGAAATCCAAGATAGAGACATGTTTTGCTACGACAGTTGGGTTTTaggaaattatttcaatctAATCATTGTTTGTATAGTTCGCTTAGCATTTTTCTAAGGAAGCGAACCTTACAATAAACCGGAAAGACACCGTATGCTACAGAATTAGACAAAGGAAACAATATGAATGCCGTTGCGTAACTTTTCCACAGACCTGTTGCTTAAAATCCGCACAGAAGTGGGTGTAGATTTAACGGCAAGATACTGGGTTCGTTAACAGAAAATTTCCCATCATCCCACGACAAGGATTTGGGATGGATACCGAAAGCCAAGTTTATGATGAAGTTATGTTATGCAATCTAAATTTCATCAGGAATTTGGGGATTACGGGAAATTTCTGCGAAATAAACACTGCGTAATTTTGCTAAACAACCACGGGATGTAATCCAAAGCGTTAGCATTATGGACGCACATTCGAGCGCCAACGATGTACGAATATCCATAAAGCTATTGATGCCGTCAGGACAAAGTACGCCAATTTGAAATAATGCCCACACCGCCACGACCTGGTGGCGTCCATTTTCCGTTACCACCCGGTTTCAATTTGCCTGCCGGTTTGGAAAATCCACCGAAATCGTAATTTTATAGCCCCCGCATATCATTTAGGGGATCTCGTAATGCTTCCCCAGCCAGTCAGCCATCCCGACGAAGAACAATGAAGTGGCGAATTGGGCCCTGCTGGCCCATCGAGCGCACAATGAATTGGCGGCAAGGTTTATGATGCTTCAGGGCCTTTTAGCTCATTTTACGACCGATCGCGGACCACGATGGGAACCACGCAGTCGTGACCTTGCCGGCATCAAACGGAACATTCCCGAGCCACCCTAACCCGTCCGGCCGCAATCCACCCCTCGGGTCGATCACCGCGTTCATCCAGATTATGTTGTGCTTATTTCAGTCGTCCCGGCCGTGTTGGGATTGACGGCAGCCGCCATCTTGGCCGTGACGGCTTGCTTCTGTGCTCGGCGTTTCCGACGGCAGAACAAGAAGGCGGGCCATGAGGCATCCTCGCTGCCCTTCCAGCCGCCTCGACCACCGAAAGCGGTCCGTTCGCCCTCGGGTCAACCACCGCAGTATCTGAAGAAGTCACCATCGCCCACCACCATCAAGCCGCTGCCAGGACATCTTCCAGCGCAGTCCCCAACCGAGCAGGCGTCGGTAGCGGCCACCACAACGACCACGACTACCAGCATCGTCCCGCCGACCAAGTACACCGAGGAGAACGAGCTGATCCCGAAGAATGCCCAGCTGGAACCGAAATCACCCGATGTGTCCGAAATGGGCGATCCTTCCTGCGAGATTGGAGATGGAAGCGAACACGGCAAACTAGGAGCGATCGTGTTCAAGTTGCGCTTCCTGGCCGATAGAAGCGCTCTGGTTGTGTCTGTGGTGCGTTGCCGTGGCTTACCGGGGAAAAACCACGGTTCAGGATCGGCCGAGATGAGCGCCCTTCCGGCAAGTTCGTTGTGCAATGGTAGCGCCAATGGCAAGCAAACGGCCACCGATCCTTACGTGAAGCTGCAGCTCCTACCCGACAAGCAGCACAAGGTTAAGACTCGGTAAGTGTGAATCAACCGACAAAGTCCGTTATcctggaaaaaggggttgaacTTTTCGGGAGCTTTTTCGCTTTAAATGTGTCATCCACGCGACCGGCAATGTCAAAGCGGACGCGCGTGACGAGCCAGTAGGCCATGAAAAATGGACGAACCGAACACACGGATGCATGAACTCGCGAGAGGAAGGGCAATAAAACATCGGTCGCAATTTCAGACGAACGTGACGATAAATATAACTTAGATGTAGAAAGTTTTTGCCTCACGGACGGTGCCGTCGTCCGGGAATTGGAAAGTAATCCACTtagcgcgggaaaaaaaacccggtgtTGGCAGGGCGGGAGAGGGAATTTTTCCTGCCGCCTTGGCCGGTGGGATGTGGACCAGAAATAAGTGCCCTACCTGCCGGAGGCTTGGCAAAGTTCGAAACGAGATTGCTTTATGAGTTTTTCACCGCTTGCTTTTCCCCCCTGCTCGTTTCAGAGTCCTGCGTAACACTCGCAATCCGGTGTACGATGAAGATTTCACTTTCTACGGGTTGACGCTGAACGAGCTCGCTGGCATGTCGCTTCACTTCGTGGTGCTCAGCTTCGACCGGTACAGCCGCGATGACGTGATCGGTGAGGTGGTGTGCCCGCTCAGTGGCATCGACTTGCAGCAGATCGAGAACCAGCAGGTGGCGCTAAGCCGCGAGATTCAACCGCGTAGTCTGAAGATCCGTGCCCAGGGCCGTGGTGAGTTGTTGATCTCGTTGTGCTGGCAACCGGCCGCCGCTCGGTTGACTGTGGTGTTGCTGAAGGCTCGTAACCTACCGCGTATGGATGTGACTGGACTGGCTGATCCGTACGTCAAGATCTACCTGCTGTACAATGGGCAGCGCAttgccaaaaagaaaacccacgtCAAGAAGCGCACGCTCAGCCCGGTGTTTAATGAAAGCTTCGCGTTTGACATACCGAGTACCGAGGGTGCTGGTGCTTCGCTGGATGGCGTTTCGCTGGAGTTGATGCTGCTGGACTGGGACCGAGTGACGAAGAACGAGGTGATTGGGCGTCTGGAGTTGGGAGGACCGCGCAGTAACGGTTCGGCACTTAACCACTGGAAAGAGGTTTGCAACTCACCCCGTCGCCAGATTGCCGATTGGCATAAACTGCGAGAGTAAGCGGGCCATCTTGGGCGGCCATTTTGGGAGATCGGACCGAgtgtggtttcgtttcgttactTTTCCTTCTTgattgccccccccccccacacacacagacacacgagAGTGGACGGCCAGTAGGGCCGCTTTGAGGTGTACGAGATGTTTGTAAGGCAACCACCCACTTTTTGACTAATACCCCTAATGAACTGATCATCAGCAAGATAGGCAATTGTAGCGGATAAACTATACTCCAACTACTGAAGAAACTCATAACTCGTATTCATGCACTCGTACCCTTGATAAAGACCGGCCACACTGTAGTG
This window harbors:
- the LOC128721735 gene encoding synaptotagmin-4, which encodes MGDHGPDMNTLETDYVVLISVVPAVLGLTAAAILAVTACFCARRFRRQNKKAGHEASSLPFQPPRPPKAVRSPSGQPPQYLKKSPSPTTIKPLPGHLPAQSPTEQASVAATTTTTTTSIVPPTKYTEENELIPKNAQLEPKSPDVSEMGDPSCEIGDGSEHGKLGAIVFKLRFLADRSALVVSVVRCRGLPGKNHGSGSAEMSALPASSLCNGSANGKQTATDPYVKLQLLPDKQHKVKTRVLRNTRNPVYDEDFTFYGLTLNELAGMSLHFVVLSFDRYSRDDVIGEVVCPLSGIDLQQIENQQVALSREIQPRSLKIRAQGRGELLISLCWQPAAARLTVVLLKARNLPRMDVTGLADPYVKIYLLYNGQRIAKKKTHVKKRTLSPVFNESFAFDIPSTEGAGASLDGVSLELMLLDWDRVTKNEVIGRLELGGPRSNGSALNHWKEVCNSPRRQIADWHKLRE